The Streptomyces sp. NBC_00597 DNA segment GGCCTCAACCTCGACGTGTGCTCCGGCGGGGAGTTGGCCACCGCCCTCGCCGCCGAGATGCCCGCCGAGCGGATCGCCTTCCACGGCAACAACAAGTCGGAGAGCGAGATCCGGCGGGCCGTCACCGCCGGCGTCGGGCGGATCGTGCTCGACTCCTTCCAGGAGATCGCACGCGTCGCGCACGTCGCCCGTGAGCTGGGGGTGCGCCAGCCCGTGCAGATCCGGGTGACCGTGGGCGTCGAGGCGCACACCCACGAGTTCATCGCCACCGCGCACGAGGACCAGAAGTTCGGCATCGCCGTCGCCGACGGCTCGGCCGCCGAGGCCGTTCGCCGCGCCCTCGGGCACGACAGCCTCGACCTGCTCGGCGTCCACTCCCACATCGGCTCGCAGATCTTCGACATGGCCGGCTTCGAGGTGTCCGCGAAGCGGGTGGTGCAGCTGCTGGCCGCCGTACGGGACGAGCACGGGATCGAGCTGCCCGAGATCGACCTCGGCGGCGGCCTCGGCATCGCCTACACGTCCTCCGACGACCCCCGCGAGCCCCACGAGATCGCCAAGGCCCTGCACGAGATCGTCGCCCGGGAGTGCGAGTCCGCCGGGCTGCGCGCGCCCCGGATCTCCGTCGAGCCCGGCCGGGCCATCGTCGGGCCCACCGCGTTCACGCTGTACGAGGTCGGGACGATCAAGCCGCTCGAAGGGCTGCGGACGTACGTCTCCGTCGACGGCGGCATGTCCGACAACATCCGCACCGCCCTCTACGACGCCGAGTACGGGGTCACCCTCGTCTCCCGCGTCTCCGACGCCGAGCCCATGCTGGTCCGCGTCGTCGGCAAGCACTGCGAGAGCGGTGACATCGTGGTGAAGGACGCCTTCCTGCCGGCCGACCTGGCTCCGGGGGACCTCCTCGCCGTGCCCGCCACCGGGGCGTACTGCCGCTCCATGGCAAGCAACTACAACCACGCGCTCCGCCCGCCCGTCGTCGCCGTGCGCGACGGGCAGGCCCGCGTCATCGTCCGGCGCGAGACGGAGGAAGATCTCCTGCGTCTCGACCTCGGATGATCCGCATATTTCTGCGTAAAGCCCCCGGACCCCCAAAATGGATGTCCCCGGGTGACCGGGTGTCCATGCGTGTCTCACTCAATGGACCGAGGATGGAAAGTGCTGTCCATTGAGTGAGACTGGTTGAGACCCTGGCGCGCAATACCGTGCGCCGGGTGGTGATGGAAGATCGAAAGGCGTAGGTCGAATGATGCGTACGCGTCCGCTGAAGGTGGCGCTGCTGGGCTGTGGAGTGGTCGGCTCAGAGGTGGCGCGCATCATGACGACGCACGCCGACGATCTGACGGCCAGGATCGGCGCGCCCGTCGAGCTCGCCGGCGTCGCCGTGCGCCGCCCCTCCAAGGTGCGCGAGGGCATCGACCCGGCCCTGATCACCACCGATGCGACCGCCCTCCTCAAACGCGGCGACATCGACGTGGCCATCGAGGTCATCGGCGGCATCGAGCCCGCCCGCGCCCTGATCACCACCGCCTTCGAGCACGGCATCTCCGTCGTCTCGGCCAACAAGGCGCTGCTCGCCCAGGACGGCGCCGCACTGCACGCCGCGGCCGAGCAGCACGGGCTGGACCTGTACTACGAGGCCGCCGTGGCCGGCGCGATCCCGCTGGTCCGCCCGATGCGCGAGTCCCTCGCCGGCGACAAGATCAACCGGGTGATGGGCATCGTCAACGGCACGACGAACTTCATCCTCGACAAGATGGACTCCACCGGCGCCGGGTATCAGGAGGCGCTCGACGAGGCCACCGCCCTCGGGTACGCCGAGGCTGACCCGACCGCCGACGTCGAGGGCTACGACGCCGCCGCCAAGGCCGCGATCCTGGCCGGCATCGCCTTCCACACCCGGGTCCGCCTCGATGACGTGTACCGCGAGGGCATGACCGAGGTCAGCGCCGCCGACTTCGCCTCCGCCAAGCGCATGGGCTGCACCATCAAGCTCCTCGCGATCTTGGAGCGTGCCGCCGACGGCGAGTCCGTCACCGCCCGCGTGCACCCGGCGATGATCCCGCTCAGCCACCCGCTCGCCTCCGTCCGCGAGGCGTACAACGCCGTCTTCGTCGAGGCGGAGGCCGCCGGGCGGCTCATGTTCTACGGTCCCGGGGCGGGCGGCTCGCCGACCGCCTCGGCGGTCCTGGGCGACCTCGTCGCCGTATGCCGCAACAAGCTCGCCGAGGCAACGGGGCCCGGTGAGTCGGCGTACACCCAGCTGCCGGTCAGCCCCATGGGCGACGTCGTCACGCGGTACCACATCAGCCTCGATGTGGCCGACAAGCCGGGCGTCCTCGCCCAGGTGGCGACGACGTTCGCGGAGCACGGTGTCTCGATCGATACCGTACGTCAGCAAGGACGTCCGGACGGGGTCGGCAATGAAGCCTCCCTCGTCGTCGTCACCCACCGCGCACCCGACGCCTCCCTCTCCGGGACCGTCGAGGCGCTGCGGAAGCTGGACACCGTGCGCGGTGTCGCCAGCATCATGCGTGTTGAAGGGGAGTAAGGACCCATGAGCAGCAATCGCACCCACCAGTGGCGCGGCATCATCGAGGAGTACCGGGACCGCCTGCCGGTGACGGACGCCACTCCCGTGGTCACGCTCCGTGAGGGCGGTACTCCCCTCGTCCCCGCGCAGGTGCTCTCCGAGCGCACCGGCTGCGAGGTCCACCTCAAGGTCGAGGGCGCGAACCCGACGGGGTCCTTCAAGGACCGCGGCATGACCATGGCGATCAGCAAGGCCAAGGAGGACGGCGCCAAGGCCGTCATCTGCGCCTCCACGGGCAATACGTCGGCGTCCGCCGCCGCGTACGCGGTGCGCGCCGGGATGGTCTCGGCCGTCCTCGTGCCCCGCGGGAAGATCGCGCTCGGCAAGATGGGCCAGGCCCTCGTGCACGGCGCCAAGATCCTCCAGGTGGACGGCAACTTCGACGACTGCCTGGACCTGGCCCGCGCGCTGTCCGACAACTACCCGGTCGCGCTGGTCAATTCCGTCAACCCGGTGCGCATCGAGGGTCAGAAGACGGCCGCGTTCGAAATCGTCGACGCCCTCGGCGACGCCCCTGACATCCACGTGCTGCCCGTCGGCAACGCCGGCAACATCACCGCGTACTGGAAGGGCTTCAAGGAGTACAAGGCCGACGGCCTGGCCTCCCGTACGCCCCGCGTGTGGGGATTCCAGGCTTCCGGCTCGGCGCCCATCGTGCGCGGCGAGGTCGTCAAGGAGCCGCACACCATCGCCACCGCGATCCGCATCGGCAACCCGGCCTCCTGGGACTACGCACTCGCGGCGCGCGACGAGTCGGGCGGCTTCATCGACGAGGTGACGGACCGCCAGATCCTGGCCGCCTACCGCCTGTTGGCCGCGCAGGAGGGCGTCTTCGTCGAGCCCGCCTCGGCGGCGTCCGTGGCCGGTCTGCTCAAGGCCGCCGAGCTGGGCCTGGTCGACCCGGGTCAGAAGATCGTGTGCACCGTCACCGGCAACGGCCTCAAGGACCCCGACTGGGCGGTCGCCGGCGCTCCGCAGCCCGCCACCGTCCCGGTGGACGCGGAGGCCGCGGCCATCCGTCTCGGCCTGGTCTGATCCGGCCGGGCCCCACCCGGGTCCGACCCCGGAAGGCACCACCCCGAGTTGCCGGATTCCGCAGGCCTGCGGAATCCGGCAACTCGGGTCGTACGGCACAAAAGTCAACGGCATTCAGCGGAATCCACCGGAAGACACCGACACGCATCGTGCGCCTCCTGTGCGCCCTATGTCGCGAGATAACCTTCCTTCGATACGCTGTACTTACATCCGCCACCGCGCATATGACCGTGGTGCTGCCCAGAGGGCCTTCGGGTGTCGTACGTTCTCCAGTACATTCGCAGCGAGCCAGCGAAGATCTCGTCTCGCACAGTCACAAGGAGTGTCATCTGACGATGGCCGGTCCAGCGTTCCGCGCCGCCGCCGTACGGGTGCGCGTCCCCGCCAGCAGTGCCAACCTCGGCCCGGGCTTCGACGCCCTCGGTCTGGCCCTGGGGCTCTACGACGACGTCGTCGTCCGGGTGGCCGACTCCGGCCTGAACATCGACATCGCGGGCGAGGGCGCCGACACCCTCCCGCGGGACGAGAGCCACCTGCTCGTACGCTCCATGCGCACCGCCTTCGACCTGCTGGGCGGGCAGCCGCGCGGCCTTGAGGTCGTCTGTGCCAACCGCATCCCGCACGGCCGCGGCCTCGGGTCCTCCTCCGCCGCCA contains these protein-coding regions:
- the lysA gene encoding diaminopimelate decarboxylase, which encodes MSRSAHPAGPRHADVLPEGHYSPPPADLNELDEKVWARTVRRGPDGVAAVGGIPVTTLAEEFGTPAYFMDEEDFRARCRAWAHAFGPDADVFYAGKAFLSKAVVKWLKEEGLNLDVCSGGELATALAAEMPAERIAFHGNNKSESEIRRAVTAGVGRIVLDSFQEIARVAHVARELGVRQPVQIRVTVGVEAHTHEFIATAHEDQKFGIAVADGSAAEAVRRALGHDSLDLLGVHSHIGSQIFDMAGFEVSAKRVVQLLAAVRDEHGIELPEIDLGGGLGIAYTSSDDPREPHEIAKALHEIVARECESAGLRAPRISVEPGRAIVGPTAFTLYEVGTIKPLEGLRTYVSVDGGMSDNIRTALYDAEYGVTLVSRVSDAEPMLVRVVGKHCESGDIVVKDAFLPADLAPGDLLAVPATGAYCRSMASNYNHALRPPVVAVRDGQARVIVRRETEEDLLRLDLG
- a CDS encoding homoserine dehydrogenase, which gives rise to MMRTRPLKVALLGCGVVGSEVARIMTTHADDLTARIGAPVELAGVAVRRPSKVREGIDPALITTDATALLKRGDIDVAIEVIGGIEPARALITTAFEHGISVVSANKALLAQDGAALHAAAEQHGLDLYYEAAVAGAIPLVRPMRESLAGDKINRVMGIVNGTTNFILDKMDSTGAGYQEALDEATALGYAEADPTADVEGYDAAAKAAILAGIAFHTRVRLDDVYREGMTEVSAADFASAKRMGCTIKLLAILERAADGESVTARVHPAMIPLSHPLASVREAYNAVFVEAEAAGRLMFYGPGAGGSPTASAVLGDLVAVCRNKLAEATGPGESAYTQLPVSPMGDVVTRYHISLDVADKPGVLAQVATTFAEHGVSIDTVRQQGRPDGVGNEASLVVVTHRAPDASLSGTVEALRKLDTVRGVASIMRVEGE
- the thrC gene encoding threonine synthase codes for the protein MSSNRTHQWRGIIEEYRDRLPVTDATPVVTLREGGTPLVPAQVLSERTGCEVHLKVEGANPTGSFKDRGMTMAISKAKEDGAKAVICASTGNTSASAAAYAVRAGMVSAVLVPRGKIALGKMGQALVHGAKILQVDGNFDDCLDLARALSDNYPVALVNSVNPVRIEGQKTAAFEIVDALGDAPDIHVLPVGNAGNITAYWKGFKEYKADGLASRTPRVWGFQASGSAPIVRGEVVKEPHTIATAIRIGNPASWDYALAARDESGGFIDEVTDRQILAAYRLLAAQEGVFVEPASAASVAGLLKAAELGLVDPGQKIVCTVTGNGLKDPDWAVAGAPQPATVPVDAEAAAIRLGLV